One window from the genome of Cyprinus carpio isolate SPL01 chromosome B1, ASM1834038v1, whole genome shotgun sequence encodes:
- the LOC109070136 gene encoding GTPase IMAP family member 4-like, with protein sequence MASTNPLPSDLLKSLREQHNQRKIINRTTMSQDIRIVLVGKTGVGKSATGNTILGERIFLSEPRGTSITKECAFESRMINRKQICVVDTPGLYDTNLSNEEVLNEIVNCIRLAAPGPHVFLLVIAIGRFTKEERNTVGLIHTAFGPEVLRHMMVLFTRADDLEERRIEDYIEEAPELKEVINACTGKYHILNNREKADRTQVYELIKKIEVMIKQNHNGYYSHHMFTMANELNNAQRSMKEKDRIIADLKNEIMALQKETDKSSCSIL encoded by the exons atggcttcaacaaaccCACTGCCATCTGATCTCCTGAAATCCTTAAGGGAGCAACACAACCAGCGGAAAATCATTAACAGAACTACAATGA GTCAGGACATACGCATAGTTTTGGTTGGTAAAACAGGAGTTGGCAAGAGTGCTACAGGAAATACTATTCTTGGTGAAAGGATATTTTTGTCAGAGCCAAGAGGTACATCAATCACTAAAGAGTGTGCATTTGAATCGCGGATGATAAACAGAAAGCAGATTTGTGTCGTGGACACTCCTGGTCTATATGACACAAATCTGTCCAATGAAGAAGTCTTAAATGAGATTGTGAATTGCATCAGACTTGCAGCTCCAGGTCCTCATGTCTTTCTTCTTGTAATTGCCATTGGGCGCTTCACTAAAGAAGAGAGGAACACCGTTGGATTGATTCACACAGCCTTTGGCCCAGAAGTGCTCAGACACATGATGGTCTTGTTCACCAGGGCAGATGATCTTGAAGAAAGGAGAATTGAAGATTACATTGAGGAGGCACCAGAGCTAAAAGAAGTGATAAATGCATGCACAGGGAAATACCATATACTCAACAATAGAGAGAAGGCAGACCGTACACAAGTTTATGAGCTCATTAAGAAGATTGAAGTTATGATAAAACAGAATCATAACGGCTACTATAGCCACCACATGTTTACAATGGCAAATGAACTCAATAATGCTCAGAGATCCATGAAGGAAAAGGATAGAATTATTGCTGacctaaaaaatgaaataatggcATTACAAAAAGAAACAGATAAGTCATCTTGCAGCATACTATAG
- the LOC109104321 gene encoding GTPase IMAP family member 7-like, whose product MSQDICIVLVGKTGVGKSASGNTILGERIFVSEARATLVTKQSSFESRMINRKQICVVDTPGLYDTQLSSEEVMNEIVNGIKLAAPGPHVFLLVIAIGRFTKEDRNIVGLIHTTFGREVLRHMMVLFTRADDLEESTIEDYIKEAPELKEVINACTGKYHILNNREKADHTQVDELMKKIEAMIKQNHNRYYSHNLFTKSDELNNAKRSMKEKDADLKSEVRIQKSEKALVQKKRTKRNKITAFREGMNKSSCSIL is encoded by the exons ATGA GTCAGGACATATGCATAGTTTTGGTCGGTAAAACAGGAGTTGGCAAGAGTGCTTCAGGAAATACCATTCTTGGTGAAAGGATATTTGTGTCAGAAGCAAGAGCTACATTAGTCACTAAACAGAGTTCATTTGAATCACGGATGATAAACAGAAAGCAGATTTGTGTCGTGGACACTCCTGGTCTATATGACACACAACTGTCCAGTGAAGAAGTCATGAATGAGATTGTGAATGGCATCAAACTTGCAGCCCCAGGTCCTCATGTCTTTCTTCTTGTAATTGCCATTGGGCGTTTCACTAAAGAAGACAGAAACATCGTTGGATTGATTCACACAACTTTTGGCCGAGAAGTGCTCAGACACATGATGGTCTTGTTCACCAGGGCAGATGATCTTGAAGAAAGCACAATTGAAGATTACATTAAGGAAGCACCAGAGCTAAAAGAAGTGATAAATGCATGCACAGGGAAATACCATATACTCAACAATAGAGAGAAGGCAGACCATACACAAGTTGATGAGCTCATGAAGAAGATTGAAGCCATGATAAAGCAGAACCATAACCGCTACTACAGCCACAACCTGTTTACAAAGTCAGATGAACTCAACAATGCTAAGAGATCCATGAAGGAAAAGGATGCTGACCTGAAGTCAGAAGTCAGAATTCAGAAGTCAGAAAAAGCTTTAGTGCAGAAGAAAcggacaaaaagaaataaaataacagcatttcgTGAAGGAATGAATAAGTCATCTTGCAGCATACTATAG